A region of Diospyros lotus cultivar Yz01 chromosome 3, ASM1463336v1, whole genome shotgun sequence DNA encodes the following proteins:
- the LOC127796710 gene encoding eukaryotic translation initiation factor 5A-like: MSDEEHHFESKADAGASKTYPQQAGAIRKNGYIVIKNRPCKVVEVSTSKTGKHGHAKCHFVGIDIFNGKKLEDIVPSSHNCDVPHVNRTDYQLIDISEDGFVSLLTENGNTKDDLRLPTDENLLAQIKDGFGEGKDLVVTVMSAMGEEQICALKDIGPKS, encoded by the exons ATGTCGGACGAGGAGCACCACTTCGAGTCGAAGGCCGACGCCGGAGCTTCCAAGACCTACCCGCAGCAGGCAGGTGCCATTCGCAAGAACGGTTACATCGTCATCAAGAACAGGCCGTGCAAG GTTGTGGAGGTTTCAACTTCCAAGACAGGAAAGCATGGTCACGCCAAATGTCACTTTGTTGGAATTGATATCTTCAACGGAAAAAAACTTGAAGATATTGTTCCCTCTTCTCACAACTGTGAT GTTCCTCATGTCAATCGTACTGACTACCAGCTGATTGATATCTCCGAGGATGGATTT GTGAGCCTTCTGACAGAGAATGGTAATACTAAGGATGACCTGAGGCTTCCAACAGATGAAAATCTGCTAGCTCAG ATCAAGGATGGATTTGGCGAGGGGAAAGACCTTGTTGTGACTGTGATGTCTGCCATGGGTGAGGAGCAGATCTGTGCCCTCAAGGATATTGGTCCCAAATCCTAG
- the LOC127796708 gene encoding isopentenyl phosphate kinase isoform X1: MRDFAIPALGRTSASIREEAEYSLRRAEAEAHMASGDQNHQRSTSKVLITKPLRCIVKLGGAAITCKNELEMLNEGGLEIVSRQLRQAMMASGSYSSKVLGMDWSKRPGFAEPSCVVDDFIDQQALALSHFIVVHGAGSFGHFQASKSGVHKGGVSQPLVKAGFVATRISFIWSSTVSISDSKQCCPSMILVTSLNLEIVRALAREGVPSIGMSPFACGWLMCKNNIASADLSMVGKAIESGFVPVLHGDAVLDESQGCTILSGDVIIRHLAEHLKPEFIVFLTDVLGVYDRPPTEDNAVLLREIEVYEDGNWSVVKPSHGRIKEQVKVTVASHDTTGGMLTKIAEAVTIAKLGIDVFVVKAGTSHSLSALLGEVRDSIPDDWLGTAFRFQKWNK, encoded by the exons ATGCGTGATTTTGCCATCCCTGCTTTAGGCAGAACTAGTGCAAGCATCCGTGAAGAGGCGGAGTACAGTCTGCGCAGAGCAGAAGCCGAAGCTCATATGGCGAGCGGGGATCAAAATCATCAGCGAAGCACCTCGAAGGTTCTCATTACGAAGCCACTCCGATGCATCGTAAAACTCG GAGGTGCGGCAATTACATGCAAAAATGAATTGGAGATGTTGAATGAAGGTGGTCTTGAGATAGTCTCGCGACAGCTGAGGCAAGCAATGATGGCGTCAGGTTCTTATTCTAGCAAAGTTCTTGGCATGGATTGGAGCAAGCGACCTGGATTTGCAGAACCTTCTTGTGTTGTTGATGATTTTATTGATCAACAAGCTTTGGCCTTGAGTCATTTCATTGTTGTCCATGGAGCAG GTTCTTTTGGGCACTTTCAGGCTAGCAAATCTGGAGTCCATAAAGGAGGAGTGAGTCAACCACTTGTGAAGGCTGGATTTGTTGCTACACGTATTTCA TTTATTTGGAGCTCTACAGTATCAATTTCAGATTCTAAGCAGTGTTGCCCAAGCATGATACTG GTTACATCCCTCAATCTAGAAATTGTTAGAGCACTAGCCAGAG AGGGTGTGCCATCAATCGGAATGTCTCCATTTGCTTGTGGATGGTTGATGTGTAAAAATAAT ATTGCCTCTGCTGACCTATCCATGGTGGGTAAGGCCATAGAATCTGGCTTTGTTCCT GTTCTTCACGGAGATGCAGTACTTGACGAGTCACAG GGTTGCACAATATTGAGTGGAGATGTAATCATACGTCATCTTGCAGAACATCTAAAGCCTGAATTTATTGTCTTTCTG ACAGATGTTCTGGGAGTGTATGATCGGCCTCCAACAGAAGATAATGCAGTACTTCTCAGGGAGATAG AAGTGTACGAAGATGGGAACTGGTCTGTAGTGAAACCATCACATGGCCGCATCAAGGAGCAAG TTAAGGTAACTGTAGCCTCCCATGACACAACGGGAGGGATGCTCACCAAGATAGCAGAAGCTGTAACGATAGCCAAGCTTGGGATTGATGTTTTCGTTGTGAAG GCAGGCACAAGCCACTCGTTAAGCGCGTTGCTGGGGGAGGTGAGAGACAGCATTCCAGACGACTGGCTGGGAACAGCCTTCAGGTTTCAGAAATGGAATAAATGA
- the LOC127796708 gene encoding isopentenyl phosphate kinase isoform X3 — MRDFAIPALGRTSASIREEAEYSLRRAEAEAHMASGDQNHQRSTSKVLITKPLRCIVKLGGAAITCKNELEMLNEGGLEIVSRQLRQAMMASGSYSSKVLGMDWSKRPGFAEPSCVVDDFIDQQALALSHFIVVHGAGSFGHFQASKSGVHKGGVSQPLVKAGFVATRISIASADLSMVGKAIESGFVPVLHGDAVLDESQGCTILSGDVIIRHLAEHLKPEFIVFLTDVLGVYDRPPTEDNAVLLREIEVYEDGNWSVVKPSHGRIKEQVKVTVASHDTTGGMLTKIAEAVTIAKLGIDVFVVKAGTSHSLSALLGEVRDSIPDDWLGTAFRFQKWNK; from the exons ATGCGTGATTTTGCCATCCCTGCTTTAGGCAGAACTAGTGCAAGCATCCGTGAAGAGGCGGAGTACAGTCTGCGCAGAGCAGAAGCCGAAGCTCATATGGCGAGCGGGGATCAAAATCATCAGCGAAGCACCTCGAAGGTTCTCATTACGAAGCCACTCCGATGCATCGTAAAACTCG GAGGTGCGGCAATTACATGCAAAAATGAATTGGAGATGTTGAATGAAGGTGGTCTTGAGATAGTCTCGCGACAGCTGAGGCAAGCAATGATGGCGTCAGGTTCTTATTCTAGCAAAGTTCTTGGCATGGATTGGAGCAAGCGACCTGGATTTGCAGAACCTTCTTGTGTTGTTGATGATTTTATTGATCAACAAGCTTTGGCCTTGAGTCATTTCATTGTTGTCCATGGAGCAG GTTCTTTTGGGCACTTTCAGGCTAGCAAATCTGGAGTCCATAAAGGAGGAGTGAGTCAACCACTTGTGAAGGCTGGATTTGTTGCTACACGTATTTCA ATTGCCTCTGCTGACCTATCCATGGTGGGTAAGGCCATAGAATCTGGCTTTGTTCCT GTTCTTCACGGAGATGCAGTACTTGACGAGTCACAG GGTTGCACAATATTGAGTGGAGATGTAATCATACGTCATCTTGCAGAACATCTAAAGCCTGAATTTATTGTCTTTCTG ACAGATGTTCTGGGAGTGTATGATCGGCCTCCAACAGAAGATAATGCAGTACTTCTCAGGGAGATAG AAGTGTACGAAGATGGGAACTGGTCTGTAGTGAAACCATCACATGGCCGCATCAAGGAGCAAG TTAAGGTAACTGTAGCCTCCCATGACACAACGGGAGGGATGCTCACCAAGATAGCAGAAGCTGTAACGATAGCCAAGCTTGGGATTGATGTTTTCGTTGTGAAG GCAGGCACAAGCCACTCGTTAAGCGCGTTGCTGGGGGAGGTGAGAGACAGCATTCCAGACGACTGGCTGGGAACAGCCTTCAGGTTTCAGAAATGGAATAAATGA
- the LOC127796533 gene encoding cell division topological specificity factor homolog, chloroplastic yields MAVSGDLRVSATLGSFSAHPLRSSLPHSKVDFSGFLSGAPGVSDVARKLSPVVLDNHSIRCHSKRPSGITGEYRLSSSSTSQETESFLLNVINMSFFERLNLAWKIMFPTPMFRRKSNANIAKQRLKMILFSDRCAVSDEAKQKIVANVVNALSDFVEIESQDKVQLSVSTDADLGTIYSVTVPVRRVKPEYQDNDEIGAITNIEYKDTGERSGSVDVRFDFYVPNENFNDFGV; encoded by the exons aTGGCGGTTTCTGGAGATCTGAGGGTCTCTGCGACATTAGGATCTTTTTCTGCGCACCCCCTTCGAAGCTCTTTACCCCATTCAAAG GTAGACTTTTCTGGGTTTCTTAGTGGAGCACCTGGTGTCTCTGATGTCGCACGTAAATTGTCTCCTGTGGTACTTGATAACCATAGCATTCGCTGTCATTCTAAACGGCCTTCTGGGATCACTGGCGAGTATAGATTGTCCTCGAGTTCTACGAGCCAAGAAACCGAAAGTTTTTTGCTTAATGTCATAAACATGAGCTTCTTTGAACGTCTAAACTTGGCCTGGAAGATAATGTTCCCAACACCAATGTTTAGAAGGAAGTCTAATGCAAATATTGCAAAGCAACGGTTGAAGATGATTCTATTCTCTGATAGGTGTGCAGTTAGTGATGAGGCAAAACAGAAGATAGTGGCCAACGTTGTGAATGCTCTATCAGACTTTGTGGAGATAGAATCACAAGATAAAGTTCAGCTAAGTGTCTCTACTGATGCAGACCTTGGGACCATTTACTCTGTCACAGTCCCTGTTCGGCGGGTGAAGCCAGAGTATCAAGATAATGATGAGATTGGAGCAATCACAAATATTGAATACAAAGATACTGGAGAAAGGTCTGGTTCTGTTGATGTCAGGTTTGATTTCTATGTTCcgaatgaaaattttaatgattttgGTGTTTGA
- the LOC127796708 gene encoding isopentenyl phosphate kinase isoform X2: MRDFAIPALGRTSASIREEAEYSLRRAEAEAHMASGDQNHQRSTSKVLITKPLRCIVKLGGAAITCKNELEMLNEGGLEIVSRQLRQAMMASGSYSSKVLGMDWSKRPGFAEPSCVVDDFIDQQALALSHFIVVHGAGSFGHFQASKSGVHKGGVSQPLVKAGFVATRISVTSLNLEIVRALAREGVPSIGMSPFACGWLMCKNNIASADLSMVGKAIESGFVPVLHGDAVLDESQGCTILSGDVIIRHLAEHLKPEFIVFLTDVLGVYDRPPTEDNAVLLREIEVYEDGNWSVVKPSHGRIKEQVKVTVASHDTTGGMLTKIAEAVTIAKLGIDVFVVKAGTSHSLSALLGEVRDSIPDDWLGTAFRFQKWNK, from the exons ATGCGTGATTTTGCCATCCCTGCTTTAGGCAGAACTAGTGCAAGCATCCGTGAAGAGGCGGAGTACAGTCTGCGCAGAGCAGAAGCCGAAGCTCATATGGCGAGCGGGGATCAAAATCATCAGCGAAGCACCTCGAAGGTTCTCATTACGAAGCCACTCCGATGCATCGTAAAACTCG GAGGTGCGGCAATTACATGCAAAAATGAATTGGAGATGTTGAATGAAGGTGGTCTTGAGATAGTCTCGCGACAGCTGAGGCAAGCAATGATGGCGTCAGGTTCTTATTCTAGCAAAGTTCTTGGCATGGATTGGAGCAAGCGACCTGGATTTGCAGAACCTTCTTGTGTTGTTGATGATTTTATTGATCAACAAGCTTTGGCCTTGAGTCATTTCATTGTTGTCCATGGAGCAG GTTCTTTTGGGCACTTTCAGGCTAGCAAATCTGGAGTCCATAAAGGAGGAGTGAGTCAACCACTTGTGAAGGCTGGATTTGTTGCTACACGTATTTCA GTTACATCCCTCAATCTAGAAATTGTTAGAGCACTAGCCAGAG AGGGTGTGCCATCAATCGGAATGTCTCCATTTGCTTGTGGATGGTTGATGTGTAAAAATAAT ATTGCCTCTGCTGACCTATCCATGGTGGGTAAGGCCATAGAATCTGGCTTTGTTCCT GTTCTTCACGGAGATGCAGTACTTGACGAGTCACAG GGTTGCACAATATTGAGTGGAGATGTAATCATACGTCATCTTGCAGAACATCTAAAGCCTGAATTTATTGTCTTTCTG ACAGATGTTCTGGGAGTGTATGATCGGCCTCCAACAGAAGATAATGCAGTACTTCTCAGGGAGATAG AAGTGTACGAAGATGGGAACTGGTCTGTAGTGAAACCATCACATGGCCGCATCAAGGAGCAAG TTAAGGTAACTGTAGCCTCCCATGACACAACGGGAGGGATGCTCACCAAGATAGCAGAAGCTGTAACGATAGCCAAGCTTGGGATTGATGTTTTCGTTGTGAAG GCAGGCACAAGCCACTCGTTAAGCGCGTTGCTGGGGGAGGTGAGAGACAGCATTCCAGACGACTGGCTGGGAACAGCCTTCAGGTTTCAGAAATGGAATAAATGA